A stretch of Microbacterium sp. LWH3-1.2 DNA encodes these proteins:
- a CDS encoding response regulator transcription factor → MTRILIVEDEPRIAAFVSRGLEAAGYETLVFDDGPEGLESALRGDADLVLLDVGLPTMDGFEVLHELRARGSAVPVIMLTARSSTRDTVTGLDAGANDYVPKPFTFEELLARVRSRLRESVPQAGVSISHGDVMLDILARRATVGGREVDLSAREFSLAEQFLRNPGRVLSREQLLSRVWGLDFDPGSNVVDVYVRYLRGKLGADHIVTVRGAGYRWE, encoded by the coding sequence ATGACCAGGATCCTCATCGTCGAGGACGAACCGCGCATCGCCGCGTTCGTGAGTCGCGGCCTGGAAGCCGCCGGCTACGAGACGCTCGTCTTCGACGACGGCCCCGAGGGGCTGGAGTCGGCGCTGCGCGGCGACGCCGACCTCGTGCTGCTCGACGTCGGCCTGCCGACGATGGACGGCTTCGAGGTGCTGCACGAGCTGCGCGCCCGCGGTTCTGCGGTGCCCGTCATCATGCTCACGGCGCGCTCCAGCACGCGCGACACGGTCACCGGACTGGATGCCGGGGCCAACGACTACGTGCCCAAGCCGTTCACGTTCGAAGAGCTGCTGGCCCGAGTGCGCTCGCGCCTGCGCGAGAGCGTGCCGCAGGCGGGCGTCTCGATCTCGCACGGCGACGTGATGCTCGACATCTTGGCGCGCCGTGCGACTGTCGGCGGTCGAGAGGTCGACCTGTCGGCGCGCGAGTTCTCACTCGCCGAGCAGTTCTTGCGCAACCCGGGCCGCGTGCTCAGCCGCGAGCAGCTGCTGAGCCGTGTGTGGGGGCTCGACTTCGACCCGGGCTCGAACGTGGTCGACGTGTATGTGAGGTACCTCCGCGGCAAGCTGGGCGCCGACCATATCGTCACCGTCCGCGGCGCGGGCTACCGCTGGGAGTGA